The following proteins come from a genomic window of Mariniflexile sp. TRM1-10:
- a CDS encoding tetratricopeptide repeat-containing sensor histidine kinase gives MYKKYLYIFLLFLVSSLGAQSNVFKKQLDSVHKLRQLSKSTELGLETRITYAKQAVALSKRTDVDSVFLRSIRDLTIIYLKDVKYFDTAKKILHKNLKLANELKDSLSITYISHQLGHLYHISYLHHINKENNDSAYYYYYNTLKYFKNASFSKIANHKITQPYILNSIAFLQKDEQDYVGSQTTTIQAINLLLTIPESEETLELLSNAYNSLGLNLKKLKDYDRALEYFQKSMDISKNTLNEYKKKVHAKINIAEVYKEIGDYKNVLDKYDKLLEDPDLFKKDPGSYGAILCNIAYTMFLAKDRNTAKIDSLFTKAHNIFEDLKLDYELSASSNDMSEFYNATNEKEKALFYAEKAHGIGKRGKLYEEELRALKQLSRLKEGEAGKAHLYEYIALHDSLIANERANRNKFARIQFETDQYINETKRLSTQNILISVIAAIFILSLGLLYFIRLQQGKNQRLLFDREQQEANQEIYGLMLRQQAKLEEGRMQERHRIAEDLHDGILSQLLGTRMNMGFLDLKGDDGTMGDYHRFLDEIQKIEKEVRSLSHELKGDEVLTRTNFESMMDQYLKTQSLVGGFEYEIINRGVLFDSIHDFIKVNIYRILQEAVQNIVKHARANHVRIGFCLEAERLNLAIEDDGMGFDANSDKKGIGLKNMASRAEKLKGSFRINTVPNKKTVIHIIVPV, from the coding sequence ATGTACAAAAAATACCTTTATATATTTCTTTTGTTTCTTGTTTCCAGTTTAGGGGCCCAGAGTAATGTATTTAAAAAGCAATTGGACAGCGTACACAAACTGAGACAGCTTTCCAAAAGCACAGAACTTGGTTTGGAAACAAGGATAACGTACGCAAAACAAGCTGTAGCACTATCAAAAAGAACAGATGTGGATTCTGTTTTTTTAAGATCTATTAGGGACCTTACAATAATTTATTTAAAGGACGTTAAGTATTTTGACACAGCTAAAAAAATACTCCATAAAAATTTAAAGCTAGCAAACGAACTGAAGGATTCACTTAGTATAACATACATTAGTCATCAATTGGGTCATTTATATCATATTAGTTATTTACATCATATTAACAAAGAAAATAATGACAGTGCTTATTATTATTATTACAACACACTGAAATATTTTAAAAACGCATCCTTTTCTAAAATAGCCAACCATAAAATAACTCAACCATATATTTTAAACAGTATAGCTTTTTTACAAAAAGATGAACAAGATTACGTAGGCAGCCAAACGACAACAATACAGGCAATCAATTTATTGTTAACGATCCCGGAAAGTGAAGAAACCCTAGAGTTATTATCAAATGCATACAATTCACTGGGGCTGAACTTAAAAAAGCTCAAAGACTATGACAGGGCATTGGAGTACTTCCAAAAATCAATGGACATTAGTAAAAATACACTTAATGAATATAAGAAGAAGGTACACGCAAAAATAAATATAGCTGAAGTTTATAAAGAAATAGGCGACTATAAAAATGTACTTGATAAATATGATAAACTGCTTGAAGACCCTGATCTTTTCAAAAAAGACCCCGGTTCATATGGTGCCATTCTCTGCAACATAGCCTATACCATGTTTTTGGCCAAAGATAGAAACACGGCTAAAATTGATTCCCTTTTTACCAAGGCCCACAACATTTTTGAGGATTTAAAGTTGGATTACGAACTGTCTGCAAGCAGCAACGATATGTCCGAATTCTATAATGCCACCAACGAAAAAGAGAAGGCCCTTTTTTATGCCGAAAAAGCCCACGGGATAGGCAAAAGAGGCAAGTTGTATGAAGAAGAACTCCGTGCCCTGAAACAGCTCTCCAGACTAAAAGAAGGCGAGGCGGGCAAGGCCCATTTATATGAGTACATAGCACTCCATGACAGCCTTATAGCCAACGAGCGTGCCAACAGAAACAAATTTGCCCGGATCCAGTTTGAGACCGACCAATATATAAACGAGACCAAGCGCCTAAGCACGCAGAACATATTGATATCGGTTATAGCTGCCATTTTTATACTGAGCTTGGGGCTGCTGTATTTTATAAGGCTGCAACAGGGAAAGAACCAAAGACTCCTTTTTGACAGGGAACAGCAAGAGGCCAACCAGGAGATCTATGGCCTGATGCTCAGGCAACAGGCGAAACTGGAGGAGGGCAGGATGCAGGAGCGCCATAGGATAGCGGAAGACCTGCACGATGGCATACTGAGCCAGTTGCTGGGCACCCGAATGAACATGGGCTTTTTGGACCTAAAGGGCGATGACGGTACCATGGGGGACTACCACCGGTTTTTGGACGAGATCCAAAAGATCGAAAAAGAGGTCAGGTCACTGTCCCATGAGCTCAAAGGCGATGAGGTTCTGACAAGAACGAATTTCGAATCCATGATGGACCAATATCTAAAGACCCAAAGCCTTGTGGGCGGTTTTGAATATGAGATTATAAACAGAGGTGTTCTGTTTGACAGCATCCATGATTTTATAAAAGTCAATATCTACAGGATCCTTCAGGAAGCCGTACAGAACATTGTCAAGCACGCAAGGGCCAACCATGTTCGTATCGGTTTTTGTTTAGAAGCCGAACGGTTGAACTTGGCCATAGAAGATGACGGAATGGGATTTGATGCCAACAGTGACAAAAAGGGCATTGGCCTAAAAAACATGGCATCAAGAGCCGAGAAGCTAAAGGGTTCTTTTAGAATAAATACCGTACCAAACAAAAAAACGGTCATACACATTATTGTCCCGGTTTAA